A single window of Nicotiana sylvestris chromosome 3, ASM39365v2, whole genome shotgun sequence DNA harbors:
- the LOC104239200 gene encoding uncharacterized protein: MMRVRVKLRGFCMNRTVVHVRPRGSPCQPYKKTLSLIKSDDNKSEFSSKNSIEMNYNSDESRPDSDTSNRVMVVVDQSLEAKGALQWALTHTVQTQDTIILLYVTKPSQLCENTNQRAYELVNSMKSMCQTKRPGVQVEIAVQEGKEKGHVIVEAAKHRKVSLLVLGQRKRSIMWRLRKIWTGKKSRGRVVEHCIQNAKCMTIAVRRKSRKYGGYLITTKRHKDFWLLA; this comes from the exons ATGATGCGTGTACGTGTAAAATTACGAGGATTTTGCATGAATCGAACTGTAGTCCATGTTCGACCCCGCGGTTCGCCTTGTCAACCATACAAGAAGACACTTAGTTTGATCAAATCCGATGATAACAAGTCTGAATTTTCCAGCAAAAATAGCATTGAGATGAACTACAACAGCGACGAATCTAGGCCGGATTCTGACACTAGTAATAGAGTCATGGTTGTGGTTGATCAAAGTCTTGAAGCCAAAGGTGCTCTTCAATGGGCGCTTACTCATACTGTTCAAACCCAGGATACCATTATTCTTCTTTATGTAACCAAGCCCTCTCAACTAT GTGAAAACACTAATCAGAGGGCCTATGAACTTGTTAACTCCATGAAAAGTATGTGCCAAACAAAGAGACCAGGG GTCCAAGTGGAGATAGCAGTACAAGAAGGGAAGGAAAAAGGTCATGTAATTGTTGAAGCAGCCAAGCATAGAAAAGTCTCATTACTGGTGTTGGGACAAAGAAAAAGATCGATAATGTGGCGCCTACGCAAGATTTGGACAGGGAAAAAGTCAAGAGGCAGAGTAGTAGAACACTGTATTCAGAATGCAAAGTGCATGACAATTGCTGTGAGAAGGAAGAGCAGGAAGTATGGAGGATATCTCATTACTACTAAGCGTCACAAGGATTTTTGGCTCTTAGCTTaa